CCGTGATGCCCCGCGAGGTGGTCACCGACGGCGCCCTCCTGGCGGAGGAGCTGGAGCGGTGCGGCGCGACCATCCTGCAGGGGACCCCCGCCCTCTGGCGGCTGCTCCTGGAGGGAGGCTGGGAAGGGAAGCCGGGGCTCACCATGCTCTGCGGGGGCGAGGCGCTCCCCTGGGAGCTGGCCGCGCGGCTCCTGGAGCGAGGGGGGAGCCTCTGGAACATGTACGGCCCGACGGAGACCACCATCTGGTCCGCCGTCCACCGCGTGGGCCCCACGGACGGCGCGGCGGTGATCGGCGGGCCGGTGGACGGGACGCAGCTCTACGTGCTGGACGCCGGGCTGCGCCCGGTGCCCCAGGGGGTGCCGGGGGAGCTGTACATCGGCGGCGACGGCGTGGCCGACGGCTACCTGGGGCGCCCGGAGCTGACGGCGGAGCGCTTCGTCCCTGACCCCTTCGGCGACCGGCCCGGCGCCCGCCTCTACCGCACGGGCGACGTGGTGCGCGGCAGCGGCGCGGGGATGCGCTTCCTGGGACGCACCGACCAGCAGATGAAGGTGCGCGGGCACCGCATCGAGCCCGGCGAGATCGAGGCCGTGCTGGTGCGCCATCCCGCGGTGGCGCAGGCGGTGGTGGTGGCGCGCGCAGACGCCTCCGGGGAGAAGCGCCTGGCCGCGTACGTCGTGGCGGAGCCGGGTGCCGCCCCCGTGGCCGAGGCGCTCCAGGCGCACGCGCGGGAGCACCTGCCGGCGTACATGGTCCCCTCGCTCTTCGTGGTACTGGACGCCTTCCCGCTGACGCCCAACGGCAAGGTGGACCGCAAGGCGCTCCCGGACCCGGCGTCCGCCCCGCGCGTGGTGAGCGAGCGGTACGTGGCGCCCGCCACCGCCACGGAGACCGCCGTGGTCGAGGTGTGGGAGGCGCTGCTGGGCGTGAGCCCGGTGGGAGTCCTGGACGACTTCTTCCTCCTGGGCGGGCACTCCATGCTGGCGGTGCGCATGATGGCGCAGCTCCGCAGGCGCTTCGGCGTGGAGCTGCCGCTCGCCATCCTCTTCGAGCGGCCCACCGTGCGCGACCTCGCCCGCGTGATCGGCGAGGACGCGCAGCCGGGGCGGTGGTCCCCGCTGGTGCCCATCCAGCCGCAGGGAACCCGCACGCCCCTCTTCTTCGTGCATCCGGTGGGCGGGCAGGTGCTCTGCTACGCCGACCTCGCGCGCAGCCTGGGGACCGACCAGCCCTTCTACGCGCTCCAGGCGTCGGGGCTCGCGGAGGTCGGCGACCGGGAGGTGAGCATCGAGGAGATGGCGGCGGAGTACGTCTCCGCCATCCGCGAGGTGCAGCCGCACGGTCCGTACGTGCTGGGCGGGTGGTCGTTCGGAGGCTTCGTGGCCTTCGCCATGGCCCAGCAGCTCCGCGAGGCCGGTGAGGAGGTGGCGCTCCTGGTGCTCCTGGACTCGGAGTCCCCGGAGGCGGCGCGGAGCAGCTACCAGAAGGACGAGGCCGAGGTGCTGGCCCAGCTCGCCCTGGAGCACGGGCACGTGTACGGGGAGACGGTGGCCATCGACCCCGAGAAGCTGCGTCCGCTGGACACGGAAGGGCGGGTGCGGCTGGTGCTCGAGGCGCTGCGGGCCAAGGGGCTGGTGGCGCCGGAGATCGACGTCTCCTGGGTGATGCGGCTGCTGAGCGGCTATCAGGCCCGCAAGCGGGCCGCCGCGCGCTACAAGCCGGCGAGCTATCCCGGGCGTCTGGTACTCTTCCAGCCGAGCGAGCCGGAGTCGGAAGACGAGGTCCCCTTCGGTCCGGAGGCGCCCTCCGCGGGCTGGCGGCTCCACTGCACCGAGCCGGTGGAGTTCCACGTGGTCGGCGGGCGGCACGCCACCATGGTGCGGGGGGAGAACGCCGCGATGCTCGCAAAGCGCCTGCACGGCGTCATCGACGAGTGTGTGTACAGTCCCTGCGCCTAGCGACGAGGGTTAGGTCTCCATGCAACTGTTCCGGAATCTGCACAGGCTCTTCGCCTTCATCCTGCGCTTCGCGACCGGCATCCCGCACGCGCGCGCCATCCTGACCGCGGTGATCGTGGCCGGCGTCGTGAACGGGCTCGGGAACATGGTGCTGGTTGCCGTGGTGAACCACGCGATCAACGCCGACGGCTCCGGCGGGCGAGGGCTCGCGTGGATCTTCCTGGGGGTCTGCGCGGTGCTCCCGGTGGCGCGCTACCTCTCCGAGTTCCTGCTCATCTTCCTCTCGGAGCGGGCCACCTTCCAGCTGCGGATGAGCATGACCGGCCGCATCCTCGCGGCCCCTCTCCGGAGCCTGGAGGAGATGGGCACTCCGCGGCTCCTGGCCACGCTGACCAACGACATCCCGGCGGTGGTGGGGACCTTCTCCATCCTCCCCCTGCTCTGCATGAACCTGGCGATCGTGGCGGGGAGCCTGGTCTACATGGGGGTGCTCTCCGGGCAGCTGCTCCTGGGCGTGTTCGTCTTCCTGGCGGTCGGCGTCCTGGGCTACCAGCTGCCGCTCCACAGGGCGCAGGGCCACGTGCGCGCCCTGCGCGAGCGGGTGGACCTGCTTTTCGGCCACTTCCGGGCGCTCACCGAGGGCATCAAGGAGCTGAAGCTGAGCGCGGAGCGCCGCCGCGCCTTCCTGGAAGAGGAGCTGGAGCACACGGCCGTCGAGCTGCAGGCCCACAACGTGGCCGCCCACCGCCTCTTCACGGCCTCGGTGAGCTGGGGGCAGGTACTGGTGTTCCTGGTGATCGGGCTGCTGGCGTTCGTGGTCCCGCGGTTCACGCCGGTGGAGCCCGTGGTGCTCACCGGGTACGTGCTGGCCATCCTCTACATCGTCACCCCCATCCAGGTGGTGATGAACTCCATGCCGCAGCTCAGCCGCGCGGTGGTGGCCATGGAGAGGGTGGAGCGGCTGGGGCTGGAGCTGGGCCGGGACGCTTCCGCCGCGCCGCCCCGCCTTTCTCCCCCGCCGGCATCCTGGCGGTCGCTGGAGCTGGACGGCGTCACCCACGCCTACTACGCGGAGCACGAGCGGACCACCTTCACACTCGGTCCCCTGCACCTCGCCTTCCGCCCCGGC
This window of the Longimicrobiaceae bacterium genome carries:
- a CDS encoding cyclic peptide export ABC transporter; this translates as MQLFRNLHRLFAFILRFATGIPHARAILTAVIVAGVVNGLGNMVLVAVVNHAINADGSGGRGLAWIFLGVCAVLPVARYLSEFLLIFLSERATFQLRMSMTGRILAAPLRSLEEMGTPRLLATLTNDIPAVVGTFSILPLLCMNLAIVAGSLVYMGVLSGQLLLGVFVFLAVGVLGYQLPLHRAQGHVRALRERVDLLFGHFRALTEGIKELKLSAERRRAFLEEELEHTAVELQAHNVAAHRLFTASVSWGQVLVFLVIGLLAFVVPRFTPVEPVVLTGYVLAILYIVTPIQVVMNSMPQLSRAVVAMERVERLGLELGRDASAAPPRLSPPPASWRSLELDGVTHAYYAEHERTTFTLGPLHLAFRPGEIVFVTGGNGSGKTTLAKLLTGLYRPESGEIRVDGAPVAEDGIEGYHRLFSVVFSDFHLFDRLLGVDTRDLDAQARRYLALLQLDHKVGVEEGKLSTTELSQGQRKRLALLAAYLEDRPIYLFDEWAADQDPVFKEVFYHQLLPQLKERGKTVIAISHDDRYFHVADRRIKLEYGQVVEDTARLRLDSEPLVAVDG